Within Winogradskyella helgolandensis, the genomic segment AAACAGCATCTAACAAAAGCAGACAGACACATACTGTAAAAGTAAATACGACTGCAAAACCTACTCCCGAAGCGGAAAACATCGTAAAATATGCGAAAACTTTTGACGGTACACGCTATAAGTATGGCGGCACCACTAAAAGCGGCATGGACTGTTCTGGCTTAATATACACGAGTTATAAAAAATATGATGTCGATTTACCTAGAACCACATCTGGACTTAAAGGTACTGGAGAATGGGTGGATTTAAAAGAAGTTAACGTTGGTGATTTGGTATTTTTTGCCACAAACAAAAACAGCCGAAACGTCAATCATGTTGGTATTGTCACCAATGTAAGGACTGGTAATGTTGAGTTTTTACACGCCTCAAGTAGCAAAGGTGTTATGATTTCTTCTATTGCAGAAAAGTATTGGTACTTTTCTTTTGTACAAGCTCGACGCGTGTTATAATTACATTTTACTTATCTTAGTAACTCACAATCATGAAGTTACTAAATTTCACCATTATAAAACTGACCATTTTTTTGGTTATTGGTATTCTTTTGGCTCATTACCTAAAGCTAGATTTTCATGTTGTTTTATTTGTCACTATTGGTCTAGTTATTTTACTCGGCATTTATTATTTCATAATAAAATCTAGAATTAATCGGTCTCCTTTTTTCGGAGCCTTAGCTTATCTATGCATGGTAGGAGTTGGTATTACTTCTTACACTATTCAAAATGAAAAATTAAGATCACATCATTATACACATCTAAAACCTTCAGATAGTAATAACTCAATAGTTTTTCAAATTGAAGAACGACTCAAACCAGACACTTATAATGACA encodes:
- a CDS encoding C40 family peptidase; amino-acid sequence: MKRLLPFLLLTLFIISCKSKKTASNKSRQTHTVKVNTTAKPTPEAENIVKYAKTFDGTRYKYGGTTKSGMDCSGLIYTSYKKYDVDLPRTTSGLKGTGEWVDLKEVNVGDLVFFATNKNSRNVNHVGIVTNVRTGNVEFLHASSSKGVMISSIAEKYWYFSFVQARRVL